A part of Streptomyces sp. NBC_00557 genomic DNA contains:
- a CDS encoding ATP-binding protein, protein MTVRRDFQEPARCRPDLVIGREDLCAGAREQLASGGSVLLHGPAGIGKSTVLRALAEEYGATARTVLRCSATESESHLPFLALADLFGLVLDDVAPRLPLAQRTALESALTGRGESSLQRDGLALRLAVLSALRALAGHGGVLVVADDLQWLDPASAELLGFAARRLEGTPVQLLCAVRTEGTGSQEYDRYLRACPPDTLAVRLGPLTRAQVAQLLDHRGHGGLPRSTVREIHRTSGGNPLFALELGRALADRPTPPRPGEPLPVPTSLRALVLSRLDMLSVEARRTLLVASAGARPTMALLHAAGRDNAEAECAQAAELGLLATEPDAPAVRFAHPLISAALYAEAPAPERRAAHAALSTAASDPIERARHLALATTGTDPEVAARLAEAAALARDRGAPSVAAHLGLLAARHTPAEGAPSPQERRLQAAEDAITAGEIDLARDIAREVLARTSVPAERVRAWIIVIDSAGHTMAEVDAVFPQALADAGDDPRLLALVHYQLAWRALIVEGDFTEARQAAAHAAELAARGEDRRTEQLALAFQAQTETLMGHPDAPRTIKRALKEPQDPKVAWHHNGAGSARFRWLVMSDQLTEARATVTALLREVRRRGSVESEVHFLRGLAETELRAGHCGRALELARESLRLARDSGIGETASAMLTSLAEASGGDVDRALALAREAVEHAEEDGDQMYLSRALGALGYAQLVAGDPAGTVRSLRRVRALELALGITDPARGRWQGDLAEALVRIGEPAEAQDVIDSSREHALRLGRESVLAVLDRSEALVRAAQGDLEAAVAQLTSAQDRLGKLGYGLEEARAAFALARLRGGRPGATAYDQATRMFRRCRALPWLRQVDESLTAPEPEPGPAVPEALDALQVLAAMERQVAALVMEGATNREIAARLFISVKTVEATLTRVYRKLGIRSRVDIVRLAAARRAR, encoded by the coding sequence GTGACCGTGCGACGGGACTTCCAGGAGCCTGCCAGGTGCCGCCCCGACCTGGTCATCGGCCGCGAGGACCTGTGCGCCGGCGCCCGTGAGCAACTCGCCTCGGGCGGCAGTGTGCTGCTCCACGGTCCCGCCGGAATTGGAAAATCCACGGTCCTGCGCGCATTGGCCGAGGAATACGGCGCCACCGCCCGCACCGTCCTGCGCTGCTCCGCCACCGAGTCCGAATCGCATCTGCCGTTCCTGGCCCTCGCCGACCTGTTCGGCCTGGTCCTCGACGACGTCGCGCCCCGGCTGCCCCTCGCCCAGCGCACCGCCCTGGAGTCCGCGCTCACCGGCCGCGGCGAGTCCAGCCTCCAGCGCGACGGCCTCGCGCTGCGCCTCGCGGTGCTGTCCGCGCTGCGCGCGCTGGCCGGGCACGGCGGCGTCCTCGTCGTCGCCGACGACCTGCAGTGGCTGGACCCGGCCAGCGCCGAACTGCTCGGCTTCGCGGCGCGCCGCCTGGAGGGCACCCCGGTGCAACTGCTGTGCGCGGTGCGCACCGAGGGCACCGGGAGCCAGGAGTACGACCGGTATCTGCGCGCCTGCCCGCCGGACACCCTCGCGGTCCGCCTCGGCCCGCTGACCCGCGCCCAGGTCGCCCAGCTGCTCGACCACCGCGGCCACGGCGGCCTGCCCCGCTCCACCGTCCGCGAGATCCACCGCACCTCCGGCGGCAACCCGCTGTTCGCCCTCGAACTCGGCCGCGCCCTCGCCGACCGCCCCACCCCGCCCCGGCCGGGCGAGCCGCTGCCGGTGCCGACCAGCCTGCGCGCCCTGGTGCTCAGCCGCCTGGACATGCTGTCGGTCGAGGCCCGCCGCACCCTGCTGGTGGCCAGCGCCGGCGCCCGTCCCACGATGGCGCTGCTGCACGCGGCCGGCCGGGACAACGCCGAGGCGGAGTGCGCCCAGGCCGCCGAACTGGGGCTGCTGGCCACCGAGCCGGACGCCCCCGCCGTACGGTTCGCGCACCCGCTGATCTCGGCCGCGCTGTACGCGGAGGCGCCCGCGCCCGAGCGGCGGGCCGCGCACGCGGCGCTGTCCACGGCCGCCTCCGACCCGATCGAGCGCGCCCGGCACCTGGCCCTCGCCACCACCGGCACCGACCCCGAGGTCGCCGCCCGGCTCGCCGAGGCTGCCGCCCTCGCCCGGGACCGCGGCGCCCCCTCGGTCGCGGCCCACCTGGGCCTGCTGGCCGCCCGGCACACCCCGGCCGAGGGCGCGCCGAGCCCTCAGGAGCGCCGGCTGCAGGCCGCCGAGGACGCGATCACCGCGGGCGAGATCGACCTGGCCCGGGACATCGCGCGCGAGGTGCTGGCCCGCACGAGCGTGCCCGCCGAACGGGTGCGGGCCTGGATCATCGTCATCGACAGCGCCGGCCACACCATGGCCGAGGTCGACGCCGTCTTCCCGCAGGCCCTCGCCGACGCCGGCGACGACCCCCGGCTGCTGGCGCTGGTGCACTACCAGCTGGCGTGGCGGGCGCTGATCGTGGAGGGCGACTTCACCGAGGCCCGCCAGGCCGCCGCGCACGCCGCCGAGCTGGCCGCGCGCGGTGAGGACCGGCGCACCGAGCAGCTCGCCCTCGCCTTCCAGGCGCAGACCGAGACCCTGATGGGCCACCCGGACGCGCCCCGCACCATCAAGCGCGCCCTGAAGGAGCCTCAGGACCCCAAGGTGGCCTGGCACCACAACGGGGCGGGCAGCGCCCGGTTCCGCTGGCTGGTGATGAGCGACCAGCTCACCGAGGCCCGGGCGACGGTGACCGCGCTGCTGCGCGAGGTGCGCCGGCGCGGCTCGGTGGAGAGCGAGGTGCACTTCCTGCGCGGGCTCGCCGAGACCGAACTGCGCGCCGGGCACTGCGGGCGCGCCCTGGAACTGGCCCGCGAGAGCCTGCGTCTGGCCCGGGACTCCGGGATCGGCGAGACCGCCTCGGCGATGCTCACCTCGCTCGCCGAGGCCTCCGGCGGCGACGTGGACCGGGCGCTGGCGCTCGCCCGGGAGGCGGTGGAGCACGCCGAGGAGGACGGCGACCAGATGTACCTCTCCCGGGCCCTGGGCGCGCTCGGCTACGCCCAGCTGGTGGCCGGGGATCCCGCGGGCACCGTGCGCTCGCTGCGCCGGGTGCGCGCGCTGGAGCTGGCTCTCGGCATCACCGACCCGGCGCGCGGCCGCTGGCAGGGCGACCTCGCCGAGGCGCTGGTCCGGATCGGTGAACCGGCCGAGGCGCAGGACGTCATCGACAGCAGCCGCGAGCACGCCCTGCGGCTCGGCCGGGAGAGCGTGCTCGCGGTCCTCGACCGGTCCGAGGCCCTGGTGCGGGCCGCCCAGGGCGACCTGGAGGCGGCCGTGGCCCAGCTGACGTCCGCTCAGGACCGGCTCGGCAAGCTCGGCTACGGCCTGGAGGAGGCACGGGCGGCGTTCGCCCTGGCCCGGTTGCGCGGCGGGCGCCCGGGGGCCACGGCGTACGACCAGGCCACCCGCATGTTCCGGCGCTGCCGGGCGCTGCCCTGGCTGCGCCAGGTGGACGAATCCCTCACCGCCCCCGAGCCAGAGCCCGGGCCGGCCGTGCCGGAGGCCCTGGACGCGCTGCAGGTGCTGGCCGCGATGGAGCGTCAGGTGGCCGCGCTGGTCATGGAGGGCGCCACCAACCGGGAGATCGCCGCCCGGCTGTTCATCAGCGTCAAGACGGTGGAGGCGACCCTGACCCGGGTCTACCGCAAGCTGGGGATCCGGTCCCGGGTGGACATCGTCCGATTGGCGGCGGCTCGACGGGCGCGCTGA
- a CDS encoding S1 family peptidase gives MFGFRRARQTAATLVATAAAAATTLLASPTASAAPQPIVGGTTTTTAAYPFVMQITDASGNQFCGGTLVAATKVVTAAHCMAGASPSGVRVVGGRTYLHGTDGTVSKVSRIWVNPDYTDATTGKDVAVLTLSTSMPYKPVPYVSSSQTGVYAAGTTARILGWGTTSEYISSSNQLRTATVPVVSDSSCRSSYGSDFVQSDMVCAGYTSGGVDTCQGDSGGPLLIGGVLAGITSWGEGCAEAGRPGVYTRLAAFSDLVTAQVGA, from the coding sequence ATGTTCGGGTTCAGACGTGCCAGACAGACCGCCGCGACGCTGGTGGCCACCGCCGCCGCCGCGGCGACCACGCTGCTCGCCTCCCCCACGGCGAGCGCGGCCCCGCAGCCCATCGTCGGCGGTACGACCACCACGACGGCGGCCTATCCGTTCGTCATGCAGATCACCGACGCGTCCGGCAACCAGTTCTGCGGGGGCACGCTGGTGGCCGCCACCAAGGTCGTGACGGCGGCGCACTGCATGGCCGGCGCGTCCCCGAGCGGGGTGCGTGTGGTCGGCGGCAGGACCTACCTCCACGGCACCGACGGCACGGTCAGCAAGGTCAGCAGGATCTGGGTGAACCCCGACTACACGGACGCCACCACCGGCAAGGACGTGGCCGTCCTGACCCTGTCGACGTCGATGCCGTACAAGCCGGTGCCGTACGTCTCCTCCTCCCAGACGGGCGTCTACGCGGCCGGCACCACGGCCCGGATCCTCGGCTGGGGCACCACCTCGGAGTACATCAGCTCCTCCAACCAGCTGCGGACCGCGACCGTCCCGGTCGTGTCCGACTCCAGCTGCCGTTCCTCCTACGGTTCGGACTTCGTCCAGTCCGACATGGTATGCGCCGGATACACCTCCGGCGGCGTAGACACCTGCCAGGGCGACAGCGGCGGTCCCCTGCTCATCGGGGGCGTCCTGGCAGGGATCACTTCCTGGGGCGAGGGGTGCGCGGAGGCCGGCCGCCCGGGTGTGTACACCCGGCTGGCCGCCTTCTCGGACCTGGTGACCGCGCAGGTCGGCGCATGA
- a CDS encoding winged helix DNA-binding domain-containing protein — protein MTKSRTTKAPLLDIRALNRATLERQLLLRRSALAPLDAVSHLLGLQAQNVRPPYYALAARLDGFRPQQLSALMAGREAARIVTLRSTLHTHTADDCLALRPFVQPARDRELGQFRAGLTGVDLDVLAAVVRESVEDEPRTMAQLRQTLSARWPDADPRALAVAARCTLPLVQVTPRGLWGRSGQVALTTAEHWPGRPAAKAPEPDSVVLRYLAAFGPASVKDMQTWAGLTRLRDAFERLRPRLLVFQDPSGTELFDLPGAPRPHPDTPAPPRFLPEFDNLLLAHADRARVVPPAYRGRHWRGNQAYRTLLVDGFLAGLWKLEADALVIEPFAGLTRSLRDEVTAEGERMLRVLHPDTPYDIRFGTVDRP, from the coding sequence ATGACGAAGAGCAGGACGACGAAGGCCCCCCTCCTGGACATCCGCGCCCTCAACCGGGCGACGCTGGAACGGCAGTTGCTGCTGCGCCGCTCCGCGCTCGCCCCCCTCGACGCCGTGTCCCACCTGCTCGGGCTGCAGGCGCAGAACGTCCGGCCGCCCTATTACGCCCTCGCAGCCCGCCTCGACGGCTTCCGGCCCCAGCAGCTGTCCGCGCTGATGGCAGGCCGCGAGGCCGCCCGTATCGTCACCCTGCGCTCCACCCTCCACACCCACACCGCCGACGACTGCCTCGCCCTGCGGCCCTTCGTCCAGCCCGCCCGGGACCGCGAGCTGGGCCAGTTCCGCGCGGGCCTGACCGGCGTCGACCTGGACGTCCTGGCCGCCGTCGTCCGCGAGTCGGTCGAGGACGAGCCGCGGACCATGGCCCAGCTGCGGCAGACGCTGAGCGCGCGGTGGCCCGACGCCGATCCGCGGGCCCTGGCGGTCGCCGCCCGCTGCACCCTGCCGCTGGTCCAGGTCACCCCGCGCGGCCTGTGGGGCCGCAGCGGGCAGGTCGCCCTCACCACCGCCGAGCACTGGCCCGGCCGCCCGGCGGCGAAGGCCCCGGAACCTGACTCCGTGGTCCTGCGCTATCTCGCCGCGTTCGGCCCGGCGTCGGTCAAGGACATGCAGACATGGGCCGGGCTCACCCGCCTGCGGGACGCCTTCGAGCGGCTGCGCCCCCGGCTGCTGGTCTTCCAGGACCCCTCCGGCACCGAGCTGTTCGACCTCCCCGGCGCGCCGCGCCCCCACCCGGACACCCCGGCCCCGCCCCGCTTCCTGCCCGAGTTCGACAACCTCCTGCTCGCCCACGCCGACCGCGCCCGCGTCGTACCGCCCGCGTACCGGGGCCGGCACTGGCGGGGCAACCAGGCCTACCGCACGCTCCTGGTGGACGGTTTCCTCGCGGGCCTGTGGAAGCTGGAGGCGGACGCCCTGGTCATCGAGCCCTTCGCCGGGCTGACCCGGAGCCTGCGGGACGAGGTGACCGCGGAGGGGGAGCGGATGCTCCGCGTCCTGCACCCGGACACGCCGTACGACATCCGCTTCGGGACCGTGGACCGGCCCTGA
- a CDS encoding magnesium and cobalt transport protein CorA: MSERENGRNGGRRPVWRRAPTPPPSPAAEAPAPAAGEGAEPASIVQAALYRDGVRLSSPATLAETYRELREQPSGMAWIGLARPTEADLHSLAAEFGLHPLAVEDAMEAHQRPKLERYGETLFVVLRAARYLDAPEEVDFGELHVFVGPDFVITVRHGAAPDLSAVRRRMEDSPELLKLGPEAVLYAILDAVVDGYAPVVAGVQNDIDEIETEVFRGDPEVSRRIYELSREVVEFQRATRPLVGMLHALMAGFAKYETDAELQRYLRDVADHVTHISERVDGFRQALSEILTVNATLVSQQQNAEMRALAEAGFEQNEEVKKISSWAAILFAPTLVGTIYGMNFDHMPELHWLFGYPFAVALMGVVCLTLYVVFKKRDWL, translated from the coding sequence ATGTCCGAGCGAGAGAACGGCAGGAACGGCGGGCGCAGGCCCGTCTGGCGCCGCGCCCCCACCCCGCCGCCGTCACCCGCCGCCGAGGCGCCCGCACCCGCCGCCGGGGAGGGAGCCGAGCCGGCGAGCATCGTGCAGGCGGCGCTCTACCGCGACGGCGTCCGCCTGTCCTCGCCCGCCACGCTCGCCGAGACCTACCGCGAGCTGCGCGAGCAGCCCTCGGGCATGGCCTGGATCGGCCTGGCCCGGCCCACCGAGGCCGATCTGCACTCGCTGGCCGCCGAGTTCGGCCTGCATCCCCTCGCGGTGGAGGACGCGATGGAGGCGCACCAGCGGCCCAAGCTGGAGCGGTACGGCGAGACGCTGTTCGTCGTGCTGCGCGCCGCCCGCTACCTGGACGCGCCGGAGGAGGTCGACTTCGGTGAGCTGCACGTGTTCGTCGGACCGGACTTCGTCATCACGGTCCGGCACGGCGCGGCCCCGGACCTGTCGGCGGTCCGCCGCCGGATGGAGGACTCCCCGGAACTGCTCAAGCTCGGACCGGAAGCGGTCCTGTACGCGATCCTCGACGCCGTCGTGGACGGCTACGCCCCGGTGGTCGCCGGGGTGCAGAACGACATCGACGAGATCGAGACCGAGGTGTTCCGCGGCGACCCCGAGGTCTCCCGCCGCATCTACGAACTCTCCCGTGAAGTGGTCGAGTTCCAGCGTGCCACCCGCCCGCTCGTCGGCATGCTGCACGCCCTGATGGCCGGCTTCGCCAAGTACGAGACCGACGCGGAACTCCAGCGCTATCTGCGGGACGTCGCCGACCACGTCACCCACATCAGCGAACGCGTCGACGGCTTCCGCCAGGCCCTCTCCGAGATCCTCACGGTCAACGCCACCCTGGTGTCCCAGCAGCAGAACGCGGAGATGCGGGCGCTGGCGGAGGCCGGCTTCGAGCAGAACGAGGAGGTCAAGAAGATCTCGTCGTGGGCGGCCATCCTCTTCGCGCCCACCCTCGTCGGCACGATCTACGGCATGAACTTCGACCACATGCCGGAACTGCACTGGCTGTTCGGCTACCCGTTCGCCGTCGCGCTGATGGGCGTGGTGTGTCTGACGCTGTACGTCGTCTTCAAGAAGCGGGACTGGCTGTAG
- a CDS encoding patatin-like phospholipase family protein → MTEALVLGGGGVGGIAWMTGLLAGLADSGQDVSGAGLLVGTSAGSAVAAQLGSGLSLRELYDRQVDPALQSAEIMAELDPEKFVAELGAATGSAASPRELRRAMGRIALGARTVSEAARRGVIESRLPSHGWPERALKIVAVDAESGEPVVFDRASGVALVDAVAASCAVPGVWPPVTIGRRRYVDGGVRSVANADLAAGADRVLVIVPLGAAEPLPSEYPLERSVEELRAQGAEVAVIAPDEASAAAIGANPLDPATRAPSAAAGRAQGRAVTVPWGRPSD, encoded by the coding sequence ATGACCGAGGCGTTGGTACTGGGCGGCGGCGGGGTGGGCGGGATCGCCTGGATGACGGGACTGCTCGCCGGGCTGGCCGATTCCGGGCAGGACGTCAGCGGAGCCGGTCTGCTCGTGGGCACCTCCGCGGGGTCCGCCGTGGCCGCCCAGCTGGGCAGCGGGCTGAGCCTTCGGGAGCTGTACGACCGGCAGGTGGACCCCGCGTTGCAGTCCGCCGAGATCATGGCCGAGCTGGATCCGGAGAAGTTCGTGGCCGAACTCGGCGCCGCGACGGGCTCGGCCGCCTCCCCGCGGGAGCTGCGGCGCGCGATGGGGCGGATCGCGCTCGGGGCGCGCACCGTGTCCGAAGCGGCCCGGCGCGGGGTCATCGAGTCGCGGCTGCCGTCGCACGGCTGGCCGGAGCGCGCGCTGAAGATCGTCGCGGTGGACGCGGAGAGCGGTGAGCCGGTCGTCTTCGACCGTGCGTCGGGCGTCGCGCTGGTGGACGCCGTCGCGGCGAGCTGCGCCGTGCCGGGCGTGTGGCCGCCGGTGACGATCGGCCGGCGCCGGTACGTCGACGGCGGGGTGCGCTCCGTCGCCAACGCCGACCTCGCCGCCGGCGCGGACCGAGTGCTGGTGATCGTGCCGCTCGGCGCCGCCGAACCCCTCCCCAGCGAGTACCCGCTGGAGCGCTCCGTCGAGGAACTCCGCGCCCAGGGCGCCGAGGTGGCGGTCATCGCGCCCGACGAGGCCTCGGCCGCGGCGATCGGCGCCAACCCCCTGGACCCCGCCACCCGCGCCCCGTCCGCCGCGGCGGGCCGCGCCCAGGGCCGCGCGGTCACCGTGCCGTGGGGCCGGCCGTCCGACTGA